A region of Desulfobacterales bacterium DNA encodes the following proteins:
- a CDS encoding alpha/beta fold hydrolase, whose product MKKIISFLSDGFILKGVIHIPNKKNPPVVIGSHGLSSSSNSPKQIELAQLCNENGIAFFRFDHRGCGESEGIFEKDTSLQGRCNDIINAVDVLQKEGLSNKIGFFGSSMGGAVCILAASKLNISPIVTLAAPIRSEQIVEKLKQSEEGKNLIPDFYSNALKFDISDRISNLKEILMFHGEHDEVVPCENALEIYNKAKKPKKIIIFEKGDHVISNIEQQRRFIDETINWFKTFLLKSQNLSSH is encoded by the coding sequence ATGAAAAAAATAATATCTTTTTTATCAGACGGTTTTATTTTAAAAGGAGTTATTCATATTCCTAATAAAAAAAATCCTCCTGTTGTGATAGGCAGTCATGGACTGTCAAGCAGTTCTAATTCCCCTAAACAAATTGAACTCGCGCAACTATGTAATGAAAACGGAATAGCTTTTTTTAGGTTTGACCATAGAGGTTGCGGTGAAAGCGAAGGGATTTTTGAAAAAGACACATCCCTTCAAGGCAGATGTAATGATATCATAAACGCTGTAGATGTTTTACAAAAAGAAGGTTTATCAAATAAAATAGGTTTTTTTGGAAGCAGCATGGGCGGAGCGGTATGTATTTTAGCGGCATCAAAACTAAATATTTCACCAATTGTAACGCTTGCAGCTCCAATTAGAAGCGAGCAAATTGTAGAGAAATTAAAACAATCAGAAGAAGGTAAGAATCTTATTCCTGATTTTTATTCTAACGCCCTTAAATTTGATATATCTGACAGAATTTCTAACCTTAAAGAAATCTTAATGTTTCACGGGGAACATGATGAAGTTGTTCCATGTGAAAATGCCTTAGAAATATATAACAAGGCAAAAAAACCAAAAAAAATTATTATTTTTGAAAAAGGTGACCATGTTATTAGCAACATTGAGCAACAAAGACGGTTTATAGATGAAACTATAAATTGGTTTAAAACATTTTTATTAAAGAGTCAAAACTTAAGTTCCCACTGA